The following is a genomic window from Crossiella equi.
CAGCTCTACCGCGTCACCCTCTACAGTGGACCGACGCTGTCCCAGGTGCTGGCGGCGGTCCGGGACGTGGTGGCCGCGCACGAGTCGCTGCGCACCACGGTCAGCTGGGACGGCGGGCAGCTCGTGCAGCACGTGCTCGGCAGCGGCGAGGTCACCGTCGACCTGGCCGACCTCGAACCCGGGCAGACCTCCGGCGAGGCCTTCCGCGAGTGGGAACGGGTCATGCTGCGCACCGGGTTCCGGTTCGAGGTGGACGTGCCGGTACGGGTGCTGGTGGCGGGTGAGCGCGGGGTCCCGGTGCTGGCCGGGTTCTGCGTCTCGCACCTGTCGGTGGACCTGACCGCGCTGCGGGTCGTGGTCGCGGAGTTCCTGGCCCGCCTCGGTGGCGCCCGGCCGCTGCCCGAGTACCGGCCGCCGGTGGAGCACGCCGCCTACGAGCGGTCCCCGCGCGGACGGCGTGCGCTGGACCGGGGGCTCGCCTACTGGCGGCGGCACACCGCCGACGCGCCGCCGCCAGCCTTCCCCGAACAGCGTTCCGGGCACAACGCGACGCTGGCCATGGACTCCCCCGCCGCCGCGGCCGCCACGCTGGTGCTGGCGCGGCGGTACCAGGTCAGCTCCGGGGCCGTGCTGCTCGCCGCCGCCAGCCGGGTGCTGGGCCGGGCGGCCGGGCAGGCGCACGTGGGGCTGCGGCTGCTGGTGGCCAACCGGTTCGCGCCCGAGCTGCGCACCGCGGTGGCCAACCTGCACCAGGAGGTGCCGGTCACGGTGGCGGTGGACGCCCCGTTCGGGGAGACCGCGCGCACCGCGCTGCGGGTGTCGCTGGCCGCGTACGCGCGGGGGCACTACGACCCGGACGAGGTGGCCGAGGTGGTGCGCGAGCACCAGGCGGAGAACGCTTTCCCCCTGTGCTTCAACGACATCCGCGAGAAGCGCGGGGTGCTGCCCGCCTCGGTGGACATGCCGCTGCCGCCGACCAGCCAGACCGTGCTCACCGAGCACCAGTTCCAGGAGGCCGAGCCGTTCTTCCTGACCGTCGACGGGGACGAGTCCAGGTGGTTGCGCTTCCTGCTGTCCACGGACACCGCCGCCATGCCACCCGAGGAGGCCCGCCGGTTCCTGCTGGCGCTGGAGGCAGCGCTGGTGGGGGCGGCCTCCTCACCACCCACCTGATCCAGGAGGTCCGTGCCGAGATGACCACCTTGCCCAGCCTGCGCGGCCGCACCGTGTTCGTCGGCGGTCCCATCCAGCACGCCATCGGTCCGCGTGCCTTCCACGAACCGTTGCGCCACACCCTGCAGACCGTCCTGGCCGCCGTCACCGCCGCCGGGGCCGAGGTGTTCTCCGCGCACGTGCGCGAGGAGTTCGGCGCCACCACCGCGCAGTTCACCCCCGAGCAGGTCACCGTCCGGGACCTGGACTGGATGCGGCGCTGCGACGTGTTCGTCCCGGTGCTGCCCGTGCTCGCCGACGGCACCCTGCTGCGCACCGACGGCACGCACGTCGAGCTCGGCTGGGCCTCGGCACTGGGCCGCCCGATCGTGCTGGTCACCACACCCAGCCCCACGGCCAGCCACCTGCTGCGCGGCCTGCACACCGTCGCGGCGGTGTCCACTGTGGACATCACCGTGGTGGACGCGGACCCGGCGGTCCTGCTGGAGCTGATCGAGGCCGCGGCCCCGGCCCGGGTGATGTCCCGGTGACCGAGCCGCTGACCGCCTCCGTGCTCGGCCTGACCCTGCGCTCGCCGCTGGTCGTGGGCTCGGGCCTGCTCACCGACCAGGAGCGCAACATCCGCAGGCTGCTGGCGGCGGGTGTGGGCGCGGTGGTCACCAAGACCATCCACCCGAACCCGCCGGAGGGCACCGACGAGCGGCTGCACCGGCTGCCGACCGGGCTGCTGAACAGCACCACGTACTCGCGGCGCCCGGTCACCGACTGGTGCACGATGCTGCGCGGCTTCGCCGAGGAGGGGCTGCCGGTGATCGCCAACGTGCACGCCGACTCCCCCGGCGAGCTGGCCGACCTGGTCACCCGGGTGGCCGAGGCCGGTGCCCCGGCCCTGGAGCTGGGCATCTCCTGCCTCAACGAGGAGGGCGGCCTGCACGACACCGCCGAGCGCGTGGCCCGGTACACCCGGGCGGTGCGGGCGGTGACCGACCTGCCGTTCAGCGTGAAGCTCGCGCTCGGCGAGGGCGCGGCGGAGCGGGTGGCGGCGGCGGTACTGGAGGGTGCGGCGGCGGTGACGATCAGCGACACCATCCCCGGACTGGTGGTAGACGCCGGGACCGGCGAGGTCGGGCTGGGCGGGGTGTACGGCTACTCCGGGCCCGGCATCAAACCCCTGGTGCTGGCGGAGATCTACCAGCTGCGCCGGGCCGGGGTGGGCGTGCCGGTGCTGGCCAGCGGCGGGGTGCGCTCGGCCGAGGACGTCGCGGAGTACCTGAGCGTCGGGGCGCAGGCGGTGCAGGTGTACACCGCGCTGCACGAGGACATGCACGGCACGCTGGCCAAGATCCAGGACGGCTTCGCCACCTGGATACGCGACCGCGGTACCTCGGTGGCCGAGCTCGTCGGCCGGAGCGTGGCCCGGTGAGCCGGGGCCGGGCGCGGCGCTACGGGGACCTGACCAGCACCGAGGTCGGCGAGGCGGTGTCGGGCGGCGTGCTGGTGTGGCCGGTCGGCGGGCTGGAGCAGCACGGGCCGCACCTGCCGCTGTCCACCGACCACGACCTGGCCGCCGCCCTGGGCGAACAGCTCGCGGTGGACACCGGCGGGCTGCTGCTGCCCTGCCTGCCGTTCTCGGCGCGGTCGCTGCCGCAGAGCGGGGGCGGGTCGGGCCTGCCGGGCACCGTGCACGTGCGGGCGGGCGCGCTGGTGGACTACGTCCAGGACGTGCTGCTGGGCCTGGCCGGGCTGGCGCCCGCGCACCTGGTGGTGGTCAACGGGCACTACGAGAACGAGGCCCTGCTGTTCGAGGCCCTTGATGAGCACGCCGGGCGGTTCGGGCGGATCACCGCGTTCAGCTGGTGGAGTCTGGTCACGCCACAGTGGACGGCCGAGCACCTGCCCGCCTTCCCGGGCTGGCACGCCGAGCACGCCGGGGTCACCGAGACCAGCCTGATGCTGTACCTGCACCCGGAGCGGGTGCGCGCGGAGCGGCCCGTGCACGACCGGCCGCCGCGGGCCGGGGTGTACCGGCACCCGGTGGGGCCGGGGGCCAGCAACCAGGGGGTGCTGTCCTCGACCACGGGGGCTTCGGCGGAGCTCGGGGAGGCGCTGTTCTGGCACCTGGCGGAACAGGCGGCGCACGCGGTGCGGTGAGATCAGGCGCCCTGCCGGGAGGGCGGCGTGGTCGGGGCGGGTGGCCCGGGGTTGCCTCGTTGCCCCGGGCCACCCGCTGTCTCAGGCGGCGTCGTCCTCGCGGCCTTCCAGCCTGCGCGCGAACTGTTGCCAGGCGTCCGCGCAGCGGCGGGCGACCTCCGCGACCACGAAGACCGAGTGCGGCGGGACGCGTTCGATGAAGCGCTCCCAGGTGGCCGCGCCGATCATCTGCGCGTGCAGCAGGCGCAGCATCGCGCGGCCCTCCTCGGTGAAGCGCAGCGCCGGGTCCCGGGCCAGCACCTCGAGTTTGGTGCGCCAGTCCTCGGTGAGGGACAGGGCCTGGTTCGGGTCCACCTCGCGGCGGTCGGCCAGGCAGACCTCGTCCGGAACCGCGGCGGGCGTGCCCCGGCGTTGTTCTGGCACCGGGCTCTCGCCCCGGCGGAGACGCTCGCGCACGTCCCGCGCGGTGTTCAGCGAGATGCCCGCCTTGGCCGCGGCCTCGCGGAGCGGGGTGTCCAGGTTCGCCGCGAACACCTCACCCGCCCGCAGACGGCCCTCGGCCGGGTTGAGCGGGCGGCGCCTGCCGTCCCGGCCCACCCGGTAGGACAGGCCCAGCGCCGGTTCGGCCGACTTCAGCCGCAGGGCGGCCACCGTCTTGTCCGAGACGCCGGTGACCGCGGCGATCGCCTGGTCCGACCACTCCGGGTGCGTGCGCAGGACCCTGCGGGCCGCGTTGGTGCGGTCGGCCAGGGTCAGCGGCAGGCCGTGCTCGGCGTTGAGGCGCACCGCCAGCACGAAGGCGTCCTCGTCACCCCCGTCGAAGAAGCGCACCCGGATGTGCTCGTCCCCGCGCTGCTCGGCCGCGCGCAGCCGGTGCATGCCGTCGATCACGCGCATGGTGTCGCGCTGCACCACGATCGGCGGCAGCCCGGTTCCGACGTCCACCAGCACTTGTACGTGGTCCGGGTCGACCCCGGCTGACCGGGGCGAGTCCGAGTCGCGCAGCACCGCGACCGGGACCTCGGAGACCGCCTCAAGGCTGTCGGCCCCACACGTCATCGTCTTTCTCCCCATGTTGAAAATAACAGGGCAGCTGTGCGAATTTCTCCCTGTTGGCCCAATAGGTCCATTTCAGCGACATCACAGGCGGGTCACGACGACATAATTACCCACACCCGAAGGGGTAATGCCCTGAATCACCTCAAGACATTCCGGCGGTCAGCTTGCTGCCAAGATTCCGCCCCTTCGGGCAGTAACGTTCTGCCGGTCCACTGTTCGAATACCACTTTCGGTACGGCGATGTTCTCGAGATAGCGCCCGCGCACCGGATCAACCCCGGTGGCCGCCCGCCGGATGGCCTCCGCGCCCCGGCCCTTGGCATAGAGCGGGACCAGCGAGCCGGTGTGGCCGTAGGTGTGCCAGGCGGTGTCGGCGAGCTTGCCGCGCGTCCCGGTCAGCGCCGTCCAGTCCGGGTTGGCACCGGGGCCGGTCAGGTAGCCGGTCTCGTGGTCGGCGGTCACCACGACCAGGGTCTCCCGCCAGCTGCTGTGCCGCTCCACCCAGTCCACGACGGTCTCCACCGCGCGGTTGAACGCCAGCTGCTCCTCGACCAGGCGGTTCGGCCGGTTCTCGTGGCTGGCCCAGTCGATCGCGCCGCCCTCGACCATGAGGAAGAAGCCCCGGTCGGAGCCGCGGTGCAGCACGTTGAGCGCGCTGGCGGTGAGCTGGGACAGGCTGGGCACCGACCGCACCGGCGGGGCCTGGTACGGGCGCGCGCCGGGCACCGGGTCACCCTGGGCGTCCTTGTCGGTACCGCCGCGCTGGTACTGGAGGGTCTGCGCGACCTCCGGCACCGCGAACACGTGCTTGGGCACCTTCCGCGCGTGCGCCAGCCCGACGATGTCGTCCTTGGCGGAGACGAAGGTGTGCTTCGTCCCGCCCGTGGTGGCCGCCGTCCAGGTCGGCTCGTCGATGTGCTCGTAGACCGGCTGCGCGCGGCGCTTGCCGTCCGCGTCGAACCACGGGTGCCCCGGCGCCATCACCACGTTGACATCACTGCTGGTCAGCATGGCCTTGCTGATCTCGTGGTAGTTGTCTCGATGCTCGTTGTGCACCGTGTAGGCGGCCGGGGTGGCGTGGCTGTACGGCACGCTGCTCACCACACCTGTGGTCTTGCCGAGCTTGTGCGCGCGTTCGGCCAGGTTCTCCACCGGCTTGCCGTCCCGGTCCACACCGATGGCGGCGTTGTAGCTGCGCACACCGGTGGCCAGCGCGGTGGCGGTGGCCGCGGAGTCCGGCGGGTCCGCCAGCACGTGCTCGAAGTCCGACCAGGCCTTCCTCGGGTCGTAGCCCGCGCCGTCCTGGAAGGTGGCCACCGCGCCGCGCACGGGGAAGTGCTGGTAGACCTGCGTCGGCCGACCCGGCACCCGGCGCACCCGCCCGGACGAGGCGTCCACCTCGACCTGGTGCTGGGACACCCCGTGCTCGTACAGGCTGCCGAGGTCGACCTGGTTGAAGCCCATGCCGTCACCGACAAGGTGGATGACGTTGCGCAGGCCCCGGTCGGGTGGGGCGGCCAGCGCGGGGGTGGCCGCGCTGAGCACGACCACCGCGGTCACCCCCGCCAGCATTCGGGGAACAATCGCCATTGGACTCTCCTGTCACCGGTGGGGCGGAGGACAAAAAGGCGAACACCACTGACCTCGGTCGTGGTGTATTCGGCTCTGCGAAATCAGCGAATGGAGCAGAGCCGGGCTCAGGAACGATAACCGCTTTGCTGCGCCCGGAACATTCGTGCGTACACACCGTCCCGGCGGAGCAGGGAATCGTGGTCGCCGAGCTCGGCGATGCGCTGCCCGGCGACGACCACGATGAGGTCGGCCATGCGCACGGTGGAGAAGCGGTGCGAGACCAGCACGGTGATCCGGCCCTGCTCGCGGCCGGTGCGCGCGGCCCGGGCGAAGCCCTCGAACAGCGCGTGCTCGGTCTCGGCGTCCAGGGCCGCGGTGGGCTCGTCCAGGACCAGCAGCAGCGGCTGCTCGCGCATGAAACCCCTGGCCAGGGCCATCTTCTGCCACTGGCCGAAGCTCAGGTCCACCCCGTCCGGCCAGCGCGGGCCGAGCTGGGTGTCCAGGCCGCCGGGCAGCTTGTCCAGCACGTCCTGCGCCCCGCCCCGGGCCACGGCGGCGGTGACCAGGCCGGTGTCCTCGGCCGAGGGCAGGTCGCCGATCCCGACGCTGGTGCGCGCGGCGAACTCGAAGCTGGCGAAGTCCTGGAAGGCGCCCGCGAGGCGCTCACGCCAGGCCCGCGTGCTGATCTCGGCCAGGTCCACCCCGTCCACCTCGATGCGCCCCGAGGTCGGCGGGTAGAACTTGGCCAGCAGCTTGACCAGCGTGGACTTGCCCGCCCCGTTCTCCCCCACCACCGCGACCACCGCGCCCGCGGGCAGGTGCAGGTTCGCGCCGACCAGGGCCGGTGCGGGCGCGCCCGGGTAGCGGAAGTCCACCTCGCGCAGGGTGATGCCGGTGCCCAGGCGGTCCGGGGCGGGGCGGGTGCCGGGGCGGGCGACCCGCTCGGCGTAGTCCTCCAGCCACATCAGGCGGCGGGCGCCGTCGAGGAAGACCCCCCGGATGAAGTCGATCTCGCTCATCGCGGCGGAGACGTAGTCCGACATCTGGATGCCCGCCGCGAGCACCAGGGCCACGCCCCCGGCCGCGGCGCCGACGACCTCGACCACGTAGACCAGCATCAGCGCGTAGCCGAGGCCGAAGACCGCCCAGGCCGCGCCGTTCCACCACGCCGACACCACGCGCGAGCGCCCGATCGGCCGGTACCACCGCGCCCACGCCCGCGACCGCGCGCGCACCAGGCCCGCGCCGAGCCCGGCCAGCCGGACGTCCTTGGCGGCCGAGGGCTGGGTGCTGAGGTCGAACAGGTGCTCGGCCAGCCGCCGGTGCGGGGCGACCTCCTCCTCGATCCGGCGCTCCACCCCCGGCCGCAGCACCGAGGCCAGCGCGACCGGGATGGCGAACAGCGCGAGCAGCGGGACGAGCGGGTCGACGGTGGCCAGCAGCGCGATGATCACGGCGAGCTGGCCGAGCCACACCGCGCTGATCACGATGGACTCGTAGAGGTGGTCGACCAGGTACACCTGTTGCCGCAGTACGGCCAGGCGGTCCAGGTGCTCGGGGCGCTCGTGGTGCTCGACGGTGTCGATCGAGGCGAACAGCCGGGCGACGTGGGTCTCCAGCGAGATGGTGAGCTTGTCGCGGAAGCGGCGGCCGGTGCGCTCCACCGCGATGGTGAGCAGCCACATCAGGCAGGCCGACAGCGCCATCAGGCCGAGCGCGGTGAACACCAGCGTGGGGTTCCGGTCCACCGCGCCGGTGGTGAGCAGGCCGACCCACAGCACGGTCAGCGGCCGGGGCAGCCCGGCGAGCACCTGCGTGCCCAGCGACAGCAGCATCAGGCGCGGCTCGAACCGGTAGCACAGCTTCACCAGCCGCCACATCGAGGCGAGGCTGCCGGGCAGCGGAACGTCAGAACTGGTCATACTGCTCGCCGTCCTCGTTGAACTCGGCGGTGAACCGGCGGGCCTGCAGGTCGAACATGCGGCGGTAGTGGCCGTCCAGGGCCATCAGCTCGTCGTGGTCGCCCTGCTCGGCGACCCGGCCGTCCACCAGCACCGCGATCCGGTCGGCCAGGCGCACGGTGGAGAACCGGTGCGAGATCAGCACGGTGGTGGTGCCCCGGGCCTCGGCGAGCAGGCGGGCGAACACCGAGGCCTCGCCCAGCACGTCCAGGTTGGCGGTCGGCTCGTCCAGGACGACCAGCCCGGCCCCGGCGCGCACCCCGCACAGCACGCGCGCCAGCGCCACGCGCTGCCACTGGCCACCGGAGAGCTCGGTCCCGCCCGCGTAGCTCTTGGCCATCGGCACGGACAGGTCGGTGAGGTGTCCGGCGCCCGCGTCGCGCAGGCAGGCCAGCACCTGCTCGTCGGTGCACCGGCCCGCCGGGTCCACGTTGTCGCGCAGGGACTTCTCGAAGTGCGCGAAGTCCTGGAAGACCGCGGCGATACGGCTGCGCCAGTCGTCCACGGCGAGCGAGCGCAGGTCGTGCCCGTCGACGAGGACGCGGCCGGAGGTGGGGTCGTAGAAGCGGCACAGCAGCTTGGCCAGGCTGGTCTTGCCCACCCCGTTGGCGCCGACGATTGCCAGCGAGCGCCCGGCCGGGATGACCAGGTCCAGGCCGTCGTAGACCGCGTGCCCCGAGCGCGGGTAGCGGAAGCCGACCCCGTCCAGCCGCAGTTCCACCGGTCCGCGCGGGGCTGGCCGGTCGCCGCGCGGCAGCGCACCGGCCGGGGCGAGCTTGGGCTCGATCCGGTTGACCGCGACCACGGCCGAGGCGGCGTCGTCGGCGGCCCAGCTGAGCCCGCCGAAGGCCACCCACTGCACCCCGGCGGCCAGCTGCACGGAGGCGACCAGGCTGGCCAGCGGCCAGCCCGCGTAGAGGTACTGCCAGCCCAGCGCGCCGAACACCGCGAGGTTGCCCGCCACCACCAGCAGCGCGGCGCCCAGCACGGACCTCTCCCGCAGCCGGGTGGCCAGGTACTGCGCGTCGTAGAGGGCCAGCCGGGCGTGCGCGAAGCGGTCGACCACCCAGCCGGAGAGGCCGAAGAGGCGGACCTCCTTGGCGTACTCCGGTTCCATGGCCAGCTCGTAGGCGTAGTTGGCGTGCTGGCGGACCAGCTCGACCTCGCTGGTGTTGCGCTCCTTCCACACCGAGCTCTCGCGCAGCAGCAGGTGCGTGCACGCCCACACCGCGACCAGCCCGAGCGAGGCCCACCAGCTGTACCAGGCCAGCGTGACCGCGGAGACCACACCGACCAGGAAACGCAGCAGCGAGCCCCGGGTGAAGTACACCGCCAGGTACAGCGGCGGCCCGCTCATGCTCCGGTCGGCGTCCCGCAGCCCGGCCAGCTCCGGGTCCTCCAGGTGTGCCAGGCCCGCGGGCCCGACTGCGGCCTTGGCCTGCCGGTCGTTGAGCCAGTCGGCCAGCCGCGAGCCCAGGCCCATGCTCACCGCGCCCTCGACGTGCGGCAGCACCTGCATGAGCAGGAAGCACCCGCCGAGCGCGAGCAGCGAGGGCCCGAGCACCGCGCCGGTGCCCTCGCCGAGCACGCCGATGACGCGCCCGGTGAGCACGGCGAACAGGGGCGGCAGCACCGCACCGAGCAGCAGCAGCGCCCAGAACACCACGGCCAGAAAGGGTTTCGCCTGCCAGAACGCGGCGAAGAGCTGCCACACCGGCCGCTGCCGGAACCGCTCCGCGGTCGTCATTGCGCGAACCCTACCGCCGGGGCGGCCGTTGTCAGAGCCAGCAACGTCGCGCACCCACCACCGAGGTCACCGCCCGCGCGGAGTCCTCGATCTGCTCCAGCACCGCGACCACCCGGCCCGCCTCGACGGCCTTGCTCAGGTCGGGCCGCCCGAGCGCGCCCTCGGCGAACTCGGCCAGCGCCCGCTCGATCGGGGTGCCCCGGCCGGACTTCGCGGTGCGGGACAACAGCCGCCGCCTGCCCCCGCGCACCAGCCACACGGCCAGGTACCGGTCGGACTCCTCCAGCCGCAGGCTGCCCAGCTCGCCGGAGATGACCAGGGCGCGCTGCTTGCGCGCGCTCACCCAGCAGACGTGCAGCCGCAGCGCCACCGACTCCGGGGTGTGCCCGGTCAGCGCGACGCACCCGGCGACCGGGCCGTCCGGGGTCTCGTGGCACTCCGCCACCCGCAGGCAGGCCCCGCCGTCGGGGTTGAGCAGCCCCAGGCGCACCAGGATGGACAGGTCGTGCGCGCCCAGGTCCCACAGCGCGCCGACGTCCTCGCGCACCGGCCCGTCGCCCGCCCGCACCACCGACACCGCGCCCACCCTGCCGATCACGCCCTCCAGCAGCGCGCGTTCCAGGGCGTCGATCTCGGTGCTCCACCAGTACTGGTGGTCCACGGTCAGCATCAGGTCGTGTTCCCGGGCCAGGTCCAGCAGCTCGCCGGTCTCCTTGGCGGTCATGGCGAACGGCTTCTCGGTGAACACGTGCTTGCCCGCGCGCAGCGCCTCGCGCGCCGGGGCCAGGTGCTCGGTGGCCGGGGTGGTGATGATGACGGCCCGCACCGCCGGGTCCGCCACCGCGCGTGCCAGGTCCCGTTCGCACGGCAGGCCCGGCGGTGGGGTGAAGCCCTCGGTGCCCGCCCGCGAGTCGACCACCCCGACGATCCGCAGCGCGGGCACCCGGCCCGCGATGTGCACGAACCGCGTGCCCCAGTAGCCGTACCCGACCAGCAGCGTGTTCACCGGCACAGCGGTCACCCTTCGATCTCTCGGACGAGCAGGAACGGTTCAGCGGCCGCGACCCCGACCGAGCAGCCCCAGTGCTCGGCGGCCGCGGTGATCGCCCGCGCCGACCGCGGGTGCGGCCACTCCCGGGCCTCGGTGCGGTAGCAGGCGAAGGCGCGCTGCTTGGCCACCAGGTCCTCGGTGATGTCGGTGAACCAGGTCGGCACGAACGTCTGGTGCGGGGCGGGTGTCCACTCGTTGCTGGACAGCGCCGCGTAGGTCAGCACGCGCCGCACGGTGGTGCCCGGGCGGGGCCGGGTGGCCACCGCGACCGACTCGAACACCGCGCGGTGGTCCCGGTTCACGTCGGGGTGCACGCAGTAGACCACCTGGGCGCCGGTGCCCGTGACGGCCTGCTCGACCACCTGGTTGACCTCGACGTGCGGCAGCGCGTCCAGGCGCATGTCCGGCAGCTCCCCCCGGATGGACGCGCAGCCGCCCAGCTCCGCCAAGGCTTGCTCGGCCTCCCGGTACTTGCGCGCCAGCAGGTCCGGGCGGCCGGGGTACTGGGTGCTGCTGCCGTCGGTCACCCACAGCACGGTGACCTCGTCGCCGCGCCGCACGTGCCGGGCGATCGTGCCGCCCATGCCCAGGACCTCGTCATCGGGGTGCGCGGCCACGACCAGGACTCGTTGGGACACGGCCATTCCTGCCTTCCACTCGGCTCTCCGCCGCTCGCCCGAGCCGGGCCAGCAGCACGTCGGCGGGCTCCGGGTCGTGGCGCAGGGCGTCCCCGGCCGCGCCGAGCGCCCGCCGGATGCCCGGATCGGTGAACGCGCGGTCCACCGCGGCCAGCACCTCCGCCGCGGTCGGCGCGCTGCCCACGTCCACGCCCAGGCCCTGGCGGTCCAGCAGCGCGGCGTTGCGGCGGCCGTCCGGCCACTGCGACATCAGCACCGAGGGCACGGCGTTGCGCAGCGCGGCCACCAGCGTGCCCATGCCGCCGTGGTTGACCGAGACGTCGGCGTGGCCGAGCACCTCGACCAGGTTGACCTGCCCCGCGATCCGGGTACCCGGTCCCGGGGCCAGCCCGCCCATCCGGCCGCCGACGATCAGCAGCCGGAACCGGCCCCGGCCGGCCTCCTCGGCCAGGCGGCGCAACGGTTCGGGCAGGGCGCGCGCCCAGCCGTCGCCGATCGAGCACACCACCACGGGCGGGCCCTCGCCGGTGAGGAAGTCCAGCAGCTCGCCGGGCAGCCGGTGCTCCTCGGCGCCGTAGTAGGCCGGGTAACCGGCGATCTCGAAGCTCGCGGGCACCCCGGGCAGCAGCCCGGCCAGCGGAGCGGGCGC
Proteins encoded in this region:
- a CDS encoding glycosyltransferase, giving the protein MRFAVLGQGTRGDLYPLLGLARTLLARGHEVVVLEYDEYAEDVRTAGLPFHEVAQGSQCASVFANVPEGRATRRTEWATEQLYFEASLASALPFTRALAALPRPDVLLAPTMHLGAMLGADLLGLPLVPTFVGTSVPSRFDTRAPDGVRDREEARTQRLIDRVTRSRVAALRAGVGLPPAGASHARVDRLGGLVFAPAPLAGLLPGVPASFEIAGYPAYYGAEEHRLPGELLDFLTGEGPPVVVCSIGDGWARALPEPLRRLAEEAGRGRFRLLIVGGRMGGLAPGPGTRIAGQVNLVEVLGHADVSVNHGGMGTLVAALRNAVPSVLMSQWPDGRRNAALLDRQGLGVDVGSAPTAAEVLAAVDRAFTDPGIRRALGAAGDALRHDPEPADVLLARLGRAAESRVEGRNGRVPTSPGRGRAPR